The DNA sequence AAGTGGATCCCACCTTATCATTTATGTCGTGTTAGTATATGCAAGAAATAACATTCGTGATATTAGTGGAGTTGGCATTTTTATTTCTATTGTTACACGATGATATTCCCTTTTATAAAAGAAGTGAAACTAAAAAGGAGTTACATATGGATAAGATTATCATTATTGGTGCAGGTATTTTAGGTGCATCTGCAGCTTATGAGCTTAGTAAAATAGGATTTGATGTTACAATCATTGATCGCCATGAAAAAGGACAGGCTACTAGAGCTGCTGCGGGGATAATAGCTCCCTGGCTTTCACAGCGTAGAAACATGGCGTGGTATGACCTTGCAAGAAGAGGTGCAAAACATTATCCTCAATTAATCAAAGAGCTTGAGAGTGATGGAGAATGGAATAGTAGCTATAAAAAGGTAGGCGTATTAAAATTACACGATGATTTAAATAAACTAGAAAAATTAAAGCTGAAAGTGGAAGGGAAATTAAAACAAGCCCCTGAAATTGGTGATATAACTATATTATCTAGTGATGAGTTAGAGGAGAAATTTCCAATAGTAAGTAAAGAACATTATGCACTTTATGTTACTGGAGCAGCACGTATCAATGGGAATGATTTTTGTCAATCACTTATCCGTGCTGCCCAAAAAAGAGGAGTAAAGGTAATAAAAGGTAATGCAGAGATAATAACTAATGAGGAATCAAAAGTGTTTGTTAAGGTTAATGGACAGCAATTGAATAGTAGTATTGTCGTATGTACTGTTGGAGCATGGGAAAGCGATTTGTTAAAGCCGCTTCAAATAGAACGAAACATAAAGCCACAAAAAGCACAAATACTCCATCTTGAAATAGACGGTGTTGAATCAGGAGAGTGGCCAGTCGTCATGCCTCCAAATAATCAATACTTTGTTCCTTTCGATAATGGTCAAATAGTAGTTGGTACAACCCATGAAGACAATGTTGGATTTGATATGAGAACGACAGCTGGTGCGATAAATGAGATTTTATCGAAAGCTTTGCAATTTGCTCCAGGATTAAAGGACAGTGCCTTTAAGGAGGCGAGAGTAGGTTTTAGACCAGTTGCTCCACAATTCTTACCGACTTTAGGTCAAATTCCACATTACAATCGGTTATATGTAGCTAATGGACTTGGTTCATCAGGTCTAACGGTTGGGCCATACTTAGGACGTCAATTAGCGCTTCTTGTATCTGGCAGAAAACCAGACATAGACTTATCGCCATATTCTCTTCTCTCTAATGAGAAGCTTTGTAAATAAACTCTTTTTGATTTTTTAAAAATAGGGGAGGATTCAAATTGGTTTTAACCTTTTGTAATCCTCCTCTTTTTTTCAATTAATTGTTAGACCGTGAAGGTATGAATTCAACATCAATGGGAAATTTCCTAAAGCTATGCCTGACAGAAAAGTATGTATCTCCGTTAAAAGTAATGTAACCGGTTACTACATAAAAGTGTGGTAGATTTTCTGACAGTTTTGTTGTTTCAGAAAATTTGAAAAGTATAATTGGACTTAACAAAGGATGTTAACTACATTTACAAAGAGAGGGAGATGTTAGAAATGGAAATAGTTTTAATGGATAATTTATGGGTAATCATTGGTACATTTTTAGTTTTACTAATGCTAGGTGGGTTTATCCTTCTAGAAGCCGGATCGACGAGAATGAAAAACGCTGGTCACATCGCCGGCAAAACAATTTTCACAGTAGGTATTGGTGCTTTAGTATTCTGGGCAGTTGGATGGGGTTTTATTTATGGAGAAGGAAACTTGTTTATAGGTTTATCTGATTTCTTCTTCGGAGATGCATCCTTTGATGGGGAAGGGTTGTCACCAGCAGTTGATTTCATGTTTCAAATGATGTTTGCATTAATTGCAATGACAATTATGTTTGGTGGTTTCGCAGAACGTGCAAAATTATCAGCATACGTATTATTCGCAGTATTATTCTCAGCACTTATTTATCCTGTAGTTGCACACTGGACTTGGGGTGATGGTTGGTTAGCGGAACTTGGTAAACAAGACTTTGCTGGATCAACAGTAGTTCATTTAACTGGGGCAATGGCAGCACTAGCAGCAACAATCATTTTAAAACCACGTATTGGAAAGTTTAATAAAGATGGTTCAGCAAATGATATAGCAGGACATAACCAAGTATATACAGCTTTAGGTGTGTTACTACTTTGGGTAGGTTGGTTTGGATTTAACGGTGCTAGTACGTTTGAAGTAGCGGATGCATTCTTTGGTTTTGTTATTCTTAATACACAGTTAGCAGCAGCAGCAGGTGCAGTTGCAGCAATGGCTACAG is a window from the Evansella cellulosilytica DSM 2522 genome containing:
- a CDS encoding NAD(P)/FAD-dependent oxidoreductase → MDKIIIIGAGILGASAAYELSKIGFDVTIIDRHEKGQATRAAAGIIAPWLSQRRNMAWYDLARRGAKHYPQLIKELESDGEWNSSYKKVGVLKLHDDLNKLEKLKLKVEGKLKQAPEIGDITILSSDELEEKFPIVSKEHYALYVTGAARINGNDFCQSLIRAAQKRGVKVIKGNAEIITNEESKVFVKVNGQQLNSSIVVCTVGAWESDLLKPLQIERNIKPQKAQILHLEIDGVESGEWPVVMPPNNQYFVPFDNGQIVVGTTHEDNVGFDMRTTAGAINEILSKALQFAPGLKDSAFKEARVGFRPVAPQFLPTLGQIPHYNRLYVANGLGSSGLTVGPYLGRQLALLVSGRKPDIDLSPYSLLSNEKLCK
- a CDS encoding ammonium transporter; the protein is MEIVLMDNLWVIIGTFLVLLMLGGFILLEAGSTRMKNAGHIAGKTIFTVGIGALVFWAVGWGFIYGEGNLFIGLSDFFFGDASFDGEGLSPAVDFMFQMMFALIAMTIMFGGFAERAKLSAYVLFAVLFSALIYPVVAHWTWGDGWLAELGKQDFAGSTVVHLTGAMAALAATIILKPRIGKFNKDGSANDIAGHNQVYTALGVLLLWVGWFGFNGASTFEVADAFFGFVILNTQLAAAAGAVAAMATVYLVTGKADVPTTLNGALAGLVAITAPAGFVEPWAAVVIGLVGGIMVVFSMKLFDRAKIDDPIFALSVHGTVGVWGTIACGLFATEAFSTGVGWGAPGLFYGGGFTQLGVQTLGVVASGLYAFIVAFIILKILDKVLGGLRVSEEEEIVGLDLSEHGSYGYPESMTKNDKTGA